In the genome of Myxococcus stipitatus, one region contains:
- the tyrS gene encoding tyrosine--tRNA ligase — MNPDALRKATPEEQFEEVTRGTVDLHSPEDLKKKLRYSYESGKPLVIKAGFDPSRPDLHLGHSLLLTRMRRFQDFGHTVVFLIGDFTALIGDPTGRNATRPALTRDEVKANAETYKQQVFKVLDAEKTTVRFNSEWLDKLGTEGMIRLASRYSLQRMLERDDFKKRFRDNISIAIHEMLYPLLQGYDSVALKSDVELGATDQLFNLLVGRQLMREENMAPQVIMTGPILEGLSAKLVDGKIVGDKMSKSLDNYVGVSEAPDTMFGKLMSITDDLMWRYYQLLSSKTLKELGELQAKVASGEVHPKAAKLGFAREMTERFHDAEAARKAEEDFEKRFAKKELTAEDLPQVEVSLAGAATLPVTKVLAEAKLVASATEGRKMITQGGVRVNGEKVADPKADLGAGEYTVQVGKLKAARVKLA, encoded by the coding sequence ATGAATCCGGACGCGCTGCGCAAGGCGACCCCCGAGGAGCAGTTCGAAGAAGTCACCCGAGGCACGGTGGATCTCCACTCGCCCGAGGACCTGAAGAAGAAGCTCCGGTACTCGTATGAATCGGGCAAGCCGCTCGTCATCAAGGCGGGGTTCGACCCCAGCCGGCCGGACCTGCACCTGGGCCACTCGCTGCTGCTCACGCGCATGCGACGCTTCCAGGACTTCGGCCACACCGTGGTGTTCCTCATCGGTGACTTCACGGCGCTGATTGGCGACCCCACGGGGCGCAACGCCACGCGCCCGGCGCTCACCCGCGACGAGGTGAAGGCCAACGCGGAGACGTACAAGCAGCAGGTCTTCAAGGTGCTGGACGCGGAGAAGACGACGGTCCGCTTCAACTCGGAGTGGCTCGACAAGCTGGGCACCGAGGGAATGATTCGGCTGGCGTCGCGCTACTCGCTGCAGCGCATGCTGGAGCGCGACGACTTCAAGAAGCGCTTCCGGGACAACATCTCCATCGCCATCCACGAGATGCTCTACCCGCTCCTCCAGGGCTACGACTCCGTCGCCTTGAAGTCGGACGTGGAGCTGGGCGCCACGGACCAGCTCTTCAACCTGCTGGTGGGCCGGCAGCTGATGCGCGAGGAGAACATGGCGCCCCAGGTCATCATGACGGGGCCCATCCTGGAGGGGCTCAGCGCGAAGCTCGTCGACGGGAAGATTGTCGGCGACAAGATGTCCAAGAGCCTGGACAACTACGTGGGCGTCAGCGAGGCGCCGGACACCATGTTCGGCAAGCTGATGAGCATCACCGACGACCTGATGTGGCGCTACTACCAGCTCCTCTCCTCCAAGACGCTGAAGGAACTGGGAGAGCTGCAGGCGAAGGTCGCCAGCGGTGAGGTGCACCCGAAGGCCGCCAAGCTGGGCTTCGCCCGCGAGATGACGGAGCGCTTCCACGACGCCGAGGCGGCACGCAAGGCGGAAGAGGACTTCGAGAAGCGCTTCGCGAAGAAGGAGCTGACGGCCGAGGACCTTCCCCAGGTGGAGGTCTCCCTGGCCGGCGCGGCGACGCTTCCGGTGACGAAGGTGCTGGCCGAGGCGAAGCTCGTGGCCTCCGCGACCGAGGGCCGGAAGATGATCACCCAGGGCGGCGTCCGGGTGAACGGCGAGAAAGTGGCGGACCCGAAGGCGGACCTGGGCGCCGGCGAGTACACGGTGCAGGTCGGCAAGCTGAAGGCCGCGCGCGTCAAGCTGGCGTGA
- a CDS encoding TIGR00282 family metallophosphoesterase, producing the protein MKVLFMGDVVGRPGLQAVRALLPRLKATHGIEVTVANAENSDQGAGISPETADTLLASGVDLLTSGNHFWSKKSILPWLASHPDKLLRPANYPKDTPGKGHGVVELPDGRVLGVINLEGRVFMRTHDNPFEVVQGLVETMRARTPCILVDMHCEASSEKNAMGVHLDGRVSAVVGTHTHVQTADERILPGGTAFITDVGMCGPLDSVIGMKKEQSVARFLGQKHAPYEVAERLVYLQGVVLDIDDTTGRGRAIERVRVHLPGT; encoded by the coding sequence GTGAAGGTCCTCTTCATGGGAGACGTGGTGGGTCGTCCGGGGCTTCAGGCCGTCCGCGCCCTCCTGCCACGTCTGAAGGCCACCCATGGCATCGAAGTGACGGTCGCCAACGCGGAGAACAGCGACCAGGGCGCGGGCATCTCGCCGGAGACGGCGGACACCCTGCTCGCCAGCGGCGTCGACCTCCTGACGAGCGGCAATCACTTCTGGTCCAAGAAGTCCATCCTGCCGTGGCTGGCGTCCCATCCCGACAAGCTGCTGCGCCCGGCCAACTATCCCAAGGACACGCCCGGCAAGGGCCACGGGGTGGTGGAGCTTCCGGACGGACGCGTGCTGGGGGTCATCAACCTGGAGGGCCGCGTCTTCATGCGCACCCACGACAACCCCTTCGAGGTGGTGCAGGGGTTGGTGGAGACGATGCGCGCGCGCACGCCCTGCATCCTCGTGGACATGCACTGCGAGGCCTCCAGCGAGAAGAACGCGATGGGGGTGCACCTGGACGGGCGGGTGTCCGCGGTGGTCGGGACGCATACGCACGTGCAGACGGCGGATGAGCGCATCCTCCCGGGCGGCACGGCGTTCATCACCGACGTGGGCATGTGCGGTCCCCTGGACTCGGTCATCGGGATGAAGAAGGAGCAGTCCGTGGCGCGGTTCCTGGGCCAGAAGCACGCGCCCTACGAAGTCGCGGAGCGGCTGGTGTATCTGCAGGGTGTGGTGCTGGACATCGACGACACCACGGGGCGTGGGCGGGCCATCGAGCGCGTGCGCGTCCACCTGCCGGGTACCTGA
- a CDS encoding 5-formyltetrahydrofolate cyclo-ligase: MSETVVEEAAARKQTLRDELTARRKAMTPDLIDTRGLKVQSRFLATEYYQNARTVALYAPIRGEVPTRDILIAALQDEKTVCYPLSHVHGRILSFRAIKSEAELEPGRLGVREPTNSSDLIAVDQIDLFVVPGLGFTGDGKRLGRGGGYYDATLRAASARSRRVGLAFNDQLVEMLPTTGDDVDMDLVVTELSSHRGLFRTWDFLDT, encoded by the coding sequence GTGAGCGAGACGGTGGTGGAAGAGGCGGCGGCGAGGAAGCAGACGCTGCGGGATGAGTTGACGGCGCGCCGCAAGGCGATGACGCCGGACCTCATCGACACGCGGGGTCTCAAGGTGCAGTCTCGGTTCCTGGCGACGGAGTACTACCAGAATGCGCGGACCGTGGCGCTCTACGCCCCCATCCGGGGCGAGGTGCCCACGCGGGACATTCTCATCGCGGCGCTGCAAGACGAGAAGACCGTCTGCTACCCGCTGTCCCACGTGCACGGGCGGATTCTCTCCTTCCGCGCCATCAAGTCGGAGGCGGAGCTGGAGCCGGGCCGTCTGGGCGTGCGGGAGCCGACGAACTCGTCGGACCTCATCGCGGTGGACCAGATCGACCTGTTCGTGGTCCCCGGGCTGGGCTTCACCGGCGACGGCAAGCGGCTGGGGCGTGGCGGTGGCTACTACGACGCCACCCTTCGCGCGGCCAGTGCGCGCAGCCGGCGGGTGGGCCTGGCCTTCAACGACCAGCTCGTCGAGATGCTCCCCACCACGGGCGATGACGTGGACATGGACCTGGTCGTGACGGAGCTGTCGTCCCACCGCGGCCTGTTCCGGACCTGGGACTTCCTGGATACGTGA